Proteins encoded in a region of the Longimicrobium terrae genome:
- a CDS encoding DinB family protein, with product MIPRPDASEFLPYYGKYVDRVPGDDALQPLQDQLDEVMSLVRALPEERGGHRYAPGKWSIREVLGHIMDAERIFVYRALRIARGDATPLASFDENAYVPAGRFDARTLADLMEEYVAVRRATVLLFRSMDDDALRSLGVASDAAVSARALAWITAGHERHHLALLRERYLAA from the coding sequence ATGATCCCCAGACCCGACGCCTCCGAGTTTCTGCCCTACTACGGCAAGTACGTCGACCGCGTCCCCGGCGACGATGCGCTGCAGCCGCTTCAGGACCAACTGGATGAGGTGATGAGCCTTGTCCGCGCGCTACCCGAAGAACGCGGCGGCCACCGCTACGCGCCGGGCAAGTGGAGCATCCGCGAGGTGCTGGGCCACATCATGGACGCGGAGCGCATCTTTGTGTACCGCGCCCTGCGCATCGCCCGCGGCGACGCCACCCCGCTGGCCTCGTTCGATGAAAACGCCTACGTCCCCGCCGGCCGGTTCGACGCGCGCACGCTGGCGGACCTGATGGAGGAATACGTAGCCGTGCGACGCGCCACCGTCCTCCTTTTCCGGTCGATGGACGACGACGCGCTCCGGTCCCTGGGCGTGGCGAGCGACGCGGCGGTCTCCGCCCGCGCCCTGGCGTGGATCACCGCCGGGCACGAGCGCCACCACCTGGCGCTGCTGCGCGAACGCTACTTGGCGGCCTGA
- the speD gene encoding S-adenosylmethionine decarboxylase produces MNGREWLVEAHGCSPQALADVQVLRALFDRLIAELGLHPVAPAQWHRFPGPGGITGLCMLAESHLACHTFPEHESLCLNLFCCRPRPEWDWEAGLREMVGAAHVVVRAVDRDYAAVPAAR; encoded by the coding sequence ATGAACGGTCGCGAATGGCTGGTGGAAGCGCACGGCTGCAGTCCGCAGGCGCTGGCGGACGTGCAGGTGCTGCGCGCCCTTTTTGACCGGCTGATCGCCGAACTGGGGCTGCACCCCGTGGCGCCCGCCCAGTGGCACCGCTTTCCGGGGCCGGGCGGCATCACCGGCCTGTGCATGCTGGCGGAATCCCACCTGGCCTGCCACACCTTTCCCGAACACGAGTCGCTCTGCCTGAACCTGTTCTGCTGCCGTCCCCGCCCGGAATGGGACTGGGAAGCCGGCCTGCGGGAGATGGTGGGCGCCGCGCACGTGGTGGTGCGCGCCGTGGACCGTGACTACGCCGCCGTCCCCGCCGCCCGATGA
- a CDS encoding Ig-like domain-containing protein, whose protein sequence is MKRFSTAGLALLLAAAACESSSTSAPGIASLVLTPPERTLPVGDTVRLVATIQDEDGGAVGDAQVRWASLTPGVASVDGTGLVQAHTPGTARVVAQVEDVADTAVVTVISAVPVADCTVQNTRALPVGGAVTFTGSEAATVCLDGPAGGAEYVLMPFFGSQSEGGSTTLSLQASGNLIPVAGPPSPSISLSQSVAGFGAAARGDGGFHQRLNQRAAPHLTTLVPGARARFNAGRGARRSLQQQTPAVGTLLNLNVGQEFCSNADYRTGRVVAVGQRALVVADTANPVNGFTDEDYQHFALSFDTLVYPVETANFGVPADVDANGRSIIFFTRAVNELTPRNAGYIVGGFFYARDLFPRTANPDFDGACAGSNYAEMFYMLVPDPSGVVNGNRRTTTFVRNSTVGVLGHEFQHLINASRRLYLVPGVGGSEWDEAPWLNEGLSHVAEELLFYHRAGIGPRTNLGARVTSDARIAAAFDLFGQDNYGRLNEWLRDPGANSTHDEAGGDPADLATRGAIWSFLRYAADRRNGDDASLWYNLVNNDRTGFENLLAQLGVEPMGWIRDWAVGAYTDDAVSGLSASLTRTSWNDRAVFGALTGGYPLRVETLAAGATREISLVAGGAMYFRSGVAAGQRGSVLVRSAGAAPGELHSVTVVRTR, encoded by the coding sequence ATGAAGCGCTTTTCCACCGCAGGCCTCGCGCTGCTGCTGGCCGCGGCCGCCTGCGAAAGCTCGTCGACCTCCGCGCCGGGCATCGCTTCGCTGGTGCTTACTCCCCCGGAGCGCACGCTGCCCGTGGGCGACACCGTGCGCCTGGTCGCAACCATCCAGGACGAGGACGGCGGCGCGGTGGGCGACGCGCAGGTGCGGTGGGCGTCGCTCACGCCCGGCGTGGCCAGCGTGGACGGCACCGGGCTGGTGCAGGCGCACACCCCCGGCACCGCGCGGGTGGTGGCGCAGGTGGAGGACGTGGCGGATACGGCGGTGGTGACGGTGATTTCCGCCGTTCCCGTGGCCGACTGCACGGTGCAGAACACGCGGGCCCTTCCGGTGGGCGGAGCGGTGACGTTCACCGGCTCCGAGGCCGCCACGGTGTGCCTGGACGGCCCGGCCGGCGGCGCCGAGTACGTGCTGATGCCCTTCTTCGGCTCGCAGAGCGAGGGCGGCTCCACCACGCTGAGCCTGCAGGCGTCCGGCAACCTGATCCCCGTCGCCGGGCCGCCCAGCCCGTCCATCTCCCTGTCCCAGTCGGTCGCCGGCTTCGGCGCGGCGGCCCGGGGGGACGGCGGCTTTCACCAGCGACTCAACCAGCGCGCGGCGCCGCACCTGACCACGCTGGTTCCCGGTGCGCGCGCCCGGTTCAACGCGGGACGCGGCGCCCGCCGCTCGCTTCAGCAGCAGACGCCCGCGGTGGGAACGCTGCTGAACCTGAACGTGGGGCAGGAATTCTGCAGCAACGCCGACTACCGCACGGGTCGCGTGGTGGCCGTGGGCCAGCGCGCGCTGGTGGTGGCGGATACGGCCAACCCCGTCAACGGCTTCACCGACGAGGACTACCAGCACTTCGCGCTCAGCTTCGACACGCTGGTGTACCCGGTGGAAACCGCCAACTTCGGCGTTCCCGCCGACGTGGACGCCAACGGCCGCTCCATCATCTTCTTTACCCGCGCGGTAAACGAGCTTACGCCGCGCAACGCCGGGTACATCGTGGGCGGCTTCTTCTACGCCCGCGACCTGTTTCCGCGCACCGCCAACCCCGACTTTGACGGGGCGTGCGCGGGCAGCAACTACGCGGAAATGTTCTACATGCTGGTGCCGGACCCCAGCGGCGTGGTCAACGGAAACCGGCGCACCACCACCTTCGTGCGCAACTCCACCGTCGGCGTGCTGGGGCACGAGTTCCAGCACCTGATCAACGCGTCGCGCCGCCTGTACCTGGTGCCCGGCGTGGGCGGTTCGGAGTGGGATGAGGCGCCCTGGCTGAACGAGGGGCTCAGCCACGTCGCCGAGGAGCTGCTGTTCTACCATCGCGCCGGCATCGGCCCGCGCACCAACCTGGGCGCGCGGGTGACGAGCGACGCGCGCATCGCGGCCGCCTTTGACCTGTTCGGCCAGGACAACTACGGCCGGCTGAACGAATGGCTGCGCGATCCGGGCGCCAACTCCACGCACGACGAGGCGGGCGGCGACCCGGCGGACCTGGCCACCCGCGGCGCCATCTGGTCGTTTCTGCGCTACGCCGCGGACCGCCGCAACGGGGATGACGCCTCGCTGTGGTACAACCTGGTGAACAACGACCGCACCGGATTCGAGAACCTGCTGGCGCAGCTGGGTGTGGAGCCGATGGGGTGGATCCGCGACTGGGCCGTGGGCGCGTACACCGACGACGCGGTGAGCGGCCTGTCGGCCTCGCTGACGCGCACCAGCTGGAACGACCGGGCCGTCTTCGGCGCGCTCACCGGCGGCTACCCGCTGCGGGTGGAGACGCTGGCGGCGGGCGCCACGCGCGAAATCTCGCTGGTGGCCGGCGGCGCCATGTACTTCCGCAGCGGTGTTGCGGCGGGCCAGCGCGGCTCGGTGCTCGTCCGCTCCGCGGGCGCGGCCCCGGGCGAACTGCATTCGGTGACGGTCGTCCGCACCCGCTAG
- a CDS encoding DUF4349 domain-containing protein: protein MRICLHPAILTLTFALAACSGGGDAGESSAATADIAWVDPSPAATRSGGGYAPSLERTTASAAANTTPLPADTTAGAATETLAAQPAAVTLNPMLVRTGVATLQVDSLETGIARIRQLASRVGGIIGNTTITAGSDETRQATVELRVPGDRFDEAVTGLNPIGKVESANVTAQDVGEEYTDLTARAANARRLEARLLELLDTRNGKLDEVLNMEREVARVREEIERMDGRLRYLRTRASVSTLTITLHEDQPVMSTPGERPIWDAFVSSWHNFVGLIAGVVAMLGWLIPLLFVLYGAWRVWKWVRIREMTRDAEYREAIRRERARTAAPDEEPAIRS, encoded by the coding sequence ATGAGAATCTGTCTTCACCCCGCCATCCTGACCCTCACGTTCGCCCTGGCCGCGTGCAGCGGCGGCGGTGACGCCGGCGAGTCCTCCGCCGCCACGGCTGACATCGCGTGGGTTGATCCCTCGCCGGCGGCCACGCGGTCCGGCGGGGGCTACGCGCCCTCTCTCGAGCGGACAACCGCCTCGGCGGCGGCGAACACGACGCCGCTTCCGGCGGACACCACGGCCGGCGCCGCGACTGAAACGCTCGCCGCGCAACCGGCCGCCGTCACGCTCAATCCCATGCTGGTGCGCACAGGTGTCGCCACGCTGCAGGTGGATTCGCTGGAGACCGGCATCGCGCGCATCCGGCAGCTGGCGTCGCGGGTGGGCGGCATCATCGGCAACACCACCATCACCGCGGGTTCGGACGAGACGCGCCAGGCCACGGTGGAACTGCGCGTTCCGGGCGACCGCTTCGACGAGGCCGTCACCGGGCTGAACCCCATCGGCAAGGTGGAGTCCGCGAACGTCACGGCGCAGGACGTGGGCGAAGAGTACACCGACCTCACCGCCCGCGCCGCCAACGCACGCCGGTTGGAAGCCAGACTGCTGGAACTGCTGGACACGCGCAATGGCAAGCTCGACGAAGTGCTCAACATGGAGCGCGAAGTGGCCCGCGTGCGCGAGGAGATCGAGCGGATGGACGGCCGCCTGCGCTACCTGCGCACCCGCGCCTCCGTCAGCACGCTCACCATCACCCTGCACGAGGACCAGCCGGTGATGAGCACGCCGGGCGAGCGCCCCATCTGGGACGCGTTCGTGAGCTCGTGGCACAACTTCGTGGGGCTGATCGCGGGCGTGGTGGCCATGCTGGGATGGCTGATCCCGCTCCTCTTTGTCCTGTACGGCGCGTGGCGGGTTTGGAAGTGGGTGCGCATCCGCGAAATGACGCGTGACGCCGAGTACCGCGAAGCCATCCGCCGCGAACGCGCCCGGACCGCCGCCCCGGACGAAGAGCCCGCCATCCGCTCCTGA
- the argF gene encoding ornithine carbamoyltransferase: MSQRTVRHFLQIPDFSRQELLDTLDLAARMKRGEYTEKPLAGKTLAMIFAKSSTRTRVSFEVGTVQLGGHALFLSSRDIQLGRGEPIRDMARVLSRYVDGIMIRTFDQQDLVDLATYGSVPIINGLTDLLHPCQIMADLLTIQENFGADLSGVKVAWVGDGNNMANSWLNAAYRLGFELRLAYPAGYEPDAAILERARGAANIITTRDPAEAVAGADVVNTDVWASMGQEDESAKRAADFQGYCITEEMMETATDRAVFLHCLPAHRGEEVTEGVLEGPRSRVWDEAENRLHVQKAIMATLMG, from the coding sequence ATGAGCCAGCGCACCGTTCGCCACTTTCTGCAGATTCCGGATTTCAGCCGCCAGGAGCTGCTGGACACCCTTGACCTGGCCGCCCGCATGAAGCGCGGCGAGTACACCGAAAAGCCGCTGGCCGGCAAGACGCTGGCAATGATCTTTGCCAAGAGCAGCACGCGCACCCGGGTTTCGTTCGAGGTGGGAACGGTGCAGCTGGGCGGGCACGCGCTCTTTCTGTCCTCGCGCGACATCCAGCTGGGGCGCGGCGAGCCAATCCGCGACATGGCGCGCGTGCTGTCGCGCTACGTGGACGGCATCATGATCCGCACCTTCGACCAGCAGGACTTGGTGGACCTGGCCACGTACGGCTCGGTGCCCATCATCAACGGGCTCACCGACCTGCTGCACCCCTGCCAGATCATGGCGGATCTGCTGACCATCCAGGAAAACTTCGGCGCGGACCTGTCGGGGGTGAAGGTGGCGTGGGTGGGCGACGGCAACAACATGGCCAACTCGTGGCTGAACGCGGCGTACCGGCTGGGCTTTGAGCTGCGCCTCGCGTATCCCGCCGGGTACGAGCCGGACGCGGCCATCCTGGAGCGGGCGCGCGGCGCGGCCAACATCATCACCACCCGCGATCCGGCCGAGGCGGTGGCGGGCGCGGACGTGGTGAACACCGACGTGTGGGCCAGCATGGGCCAGGAAGACGAATCGGCCAAGCGCGCGGCGGACTTCCAGGGCTACTGCATCACCGAGGAGATGATGGAAACCGCCACGGACCGCGCCGTCTTCCTGCACTGCCTGCCCGCGCACCGCGGCGAGGAAGTGACCGAGGGCGTGCTGGAAGGTCCCCGTTCGCGCGTGTGGGACGAGGCCGAGAACCGCCTGCACGTGCAGAAGGCCATCATGGCTACGCTGATGGGCTGA
- a CDS encoding LLM class flavin-dependent oxidoreductase has product MKLKLGVVDQSPVANGGTAADAIAQTLQLAHICEDLGYSRYWLAEHHSTNSFAGSSPAVLIARVASVTERIRVGSGGVMLSHYSPLQVAENFRMLEAMFPGRIDLGVGRAPGGDGRTTLALQYGRGGIGVDQYPAQVEHLTGWLTDGFEEPHPWRRVRAMPRAATVPELWMLGSGGSTAEYAARLSAGYSFAQFISGEDGAPLMRRYHDRYQPDARSPQPRGNVALGVICAETQAEAQRLAGSMEAWGRGIMRGQDRGIPSPEQALETLEPGWTPPPLGTDGARMIAGDPAQVRDELLRVAARYGVDEMMAVTVTHSFDARVRSYELLAEALL; this is encoded by the coding sequence ATGAAGCTCAAGCTGGGCGTGGTGGACCAGTCGCCGGTGGCAAACGGCGGGACGGCGGCGGACGCCATCGCCCAGACGCTCCAATTGGCACACATCTGCGAGGATTTGGGGTACTCGCGCTACTGGCTGGCGGAGCACCACAGCACCAACTCGTTCGCCGGCTCGTCGCCCGCCGTGCTCATCGCGCGCGTGGCCTCGGTCACGGAGCGCATTCGCGTGGGCTCCGGCGGCGTGATGCTCTCGCACTACTCGCCGCTGCAGGTGGCGGAAAACTTCCGCATGCTGGAGGCGATGTTCCCCGGCCGCATCGATCTGGGCGTGGGCCGCGCGCCGGGCGGCGACGGGCGCACGACGCTGGCGCTGCAGTACGGACGTGGCGGCATCGGGGTGGATCAGTATCCCGCGCAGGTGGAGCACCTGACCGGCTGGCTGACGGATGGATTCGAGGAGCCGCATCCGTGGCGCCGCGTGCGCGCCATGCCGCGCGCGGCGACGGTTCCGGAGCTGTGGATGCTGGGCTCGGGCGGAAGCACGGCGGAGTACGCGGCCCGCCTGTCCGCCGGCTACTCGTTCGCGCAGTTCATCAGCGGGGAGGACGGCGCGCCGCTCATGCGCCGCTACCACGATCGTTATCAGCCCGATGCGCGCAGTCCGCAACCGCGGGGCAACGTGGCGCTCGGCGTGATCTGCGCGGAGACGCAGGCGGAGGCGCAGCGGCTGGCCGGCAGCATGGAGGCGTGGGGGCGCGGCATCATGCGCGGGCAGGACCGCGGCATCCCATCACCCGAGCAGGCGCTGGAAACGCTGGAGCCCGGGTGGACGCCGCCGCCCCTGGGCACCGACGGCGCGCGGATGATCGCCGGCGACCCCGCCCAGGTGCGCGATGAACTGCTGCGCGTGGCCGCCCGCTACGGTGTGGACGAGATGATGGCCGTCACCGTGACCCACTCCTTTGACGCCCGCGTCCGCTCCTACGAACTCCTCGCCGAAGCGCTGCTCTGA
- a CDS encoding Ig-like domain-containing protein → MKRLILLPLAAALVAGCQSDGTGASDNVAFVQLMPGDRTLAVGETLPLEVVLRRESGATPASLDGTAFRSSAPAVASVDAGGKVTGVAPGTAEITAELDGKSGSVTVRVALPPGPCTPASARTLAVGEAVVLGGVTASTGCVSGGAAGAEFLAVPYHGGGLDDTSLGLNVSGQSVTGLSSPAPSVAALAALAGPRENDDFHIRLRERAARVLAPHYNTAMAVRPGEAASTDARAPRLTLNLRSPSIGDEVQVNTQIDEPCVSPTPSTGRVVAISSRAIVLADVANPANGLTTADYQSFAAQFDTLVYPTVTGYFGEPEDVDGNGKVVIYYTREVNRLTPRGSGSYVGGFFYSRDLFPTRDRAGLQACAGSNFAEMFYMLVPDPTGAVNGNVFSRNLVLNTSVGTLAHEFQHLVNASRRLYLTRTVDWNEDTWLNEGLSHITEELMFYRVSRRAARQNVTSAQASPAGGSGPYLSYMDQNIRRYAEYLADPEHQSPYDNVAGESDDLATRGAGWAFLRYAADRSDAHENLWRTLVDSRVTGFANLKQALGVDPREWVRDWTTSVYTDDVVATDARFQQPSWNFRTFFSSYPVPVRPLAGTTNVFLNSGSGAFFRFSVAPNVAGSVNLRSGAANAPSQSYMTIVRTR, encoded by the coding sequence ATGAAGCGGCTGATTCTTCTACCCCTCGCCGCGGCCCTGGTGGCCGGGTGCCAGAGCGACGGCACGGGCGCGAGCGACAACGTGGCGTTCGTGCAGCTCATGCCGGGCGACCGCACGCTGGCCGTGGGCGAAACGCTTCCGCTGGAAGTGGTGCTGCGCCGCGAGTCCGGCGCCACGCCCGCCAGCCTGGACGGCACCGCCTTCCGCTCCAGCGCGCCCGCCGTGGCCTCGGTGGATGCCGGGGGCAAGGTGACCGGCGTGGCGCCCGGCACGGCGGAGATCACCGCCGAGCTGGACGGCAAGAGCGGTTCGGTGACGGTGCGCGTGGCGCTCCCCCCCGGGCCGTGCACGCCGGCGTCGGCGCGCACGCTGGCCGTGGGCGAGGCGGTGGTGCTGGGCGGGGTGACGGCGTCCACGGGATGCGTGAGCGGCGGCGCGGCGGGCGCGGAGTTCCTGGCCGTGCCCTACCACGGCGGCGGGCTGGACGACACCTCGCTGGGACTGAACGTGAGCGGGCAGTCGGTGACGGGCCTCTCGTCGCCGGCGCCGTCGGTGGCGGCGCTGGCCGCGCTGGCGGGCCCGCGGGAGAACGACGACTTCCACATCCGCCTGCGCGAGCGCGCGGCCCGCGTGCTGGCGCCGCACTACAACACGGCCATGGCCGTGCGCCCCGGCGAGGCGGCCTCCACGGACGCCCGCGCGCCGCGGCTGACGCTGAACCTGCGCTCCCCGTCCATCGGCGACGAGGTGCAGGTGAACACGCAGATCGACGAGCCGTGCGTGAGTCCCACCCCGTCCACGGGGCGCGTGGTGGCCATCAGCAGCCGCGCCATCGTGCTGGCGGACGTGGCCAATCCGGCCAACGGACTGACGACGGCGGATTACCAGTCGTTCGCGGCGCAGTTCGACACGCTGGTGTATCCCACGGTGACGGGCTACTTCGGCGAGCCGGAAGACGTGGACGGCAACGGCAAGGTCGTCATCTACTACACCCGCGAGGTGAACCGGCTTACGCCGCGCGGATCGGGCTCGTACGTGGGAGGCTTCTTCTACTCGCGCGACCTGTTCCCCACGCGCGACCGCGCCGGGCTGCAGGCGTGCGCGGGAAGCAACTTTGCCGAAATGTTCTACATGCTGGTGCCGGACCCCACGGGCGCCGTGAACGGCAACGTGTTTTCGCGCAACCTGGTGCTGAACACCTCGGTGGGCACGCTGGCGCACGAGTTTCAGCACCTGGTGAATGCGTCGCGCCGGCTGTACCTGACCCGCACGGTGGACTGGAACGAGGACACCTGGCTGAACGAGGGGCTCAGCCACATCACCGAGGAGCTGATGTTCTACCGCGTGTCGCGCCGGGCGGCGCGGCAGAACGTGACGTCGGCGCAGGCATCGCCGGCGGGCGGGTCCGGGCCGTACCTGTCGTACATGGACCAGAACATCCGCCGCTACGCCGAGTACCTGGCCGATCCGGAGCACCAGTCGCCGTACGACAACGTGGCCGGCGAGTCCGACGACCTGGCCACGCGCGGCGCGGGATGGGCGTTCCTGCGCTACGCCGCCGACCGCAGCGACGCGCATGAGAACCTGTGGCGCACGCTGGTGGACAGCCGGGTGACCGGCTTCGCCAACCTGAAGCAGGCGCTGGGGGTGGACCCGCGCGAGTGGGTGCGCGACTGGACGACGTCCGTGTACACGGACGACGTGGTTGCGACGGATGCGCGCTTTCAGCAGCCGAGCTGGAACTTCCGCACCTTTTTCAGCAGCTACCCGGTGCCGGTGCGGCCGCTGGCCGGGACCACGAACGTGTTCCTGAACAGCGGGAGCGGCGCGTTCTTCCGCTTCTCCGTGGCGCCGAACGTGGCGGGTTCGGTAAACCTGCGCAGCGGCGCCGCCAACGCGCCGTCGCAGTCGTACATGACCATCGTCCGCACCCGCTGA
- a CDS encoding DUF4178 domain-containing protein, whose protein sequence is MTGPVTNCPSCGASVVFQSAAAVQTVCTTCKSVLVRHDLDLQKVGVESLPPPVTSRIRVGTTGSYKWARFTVVGRIAYQWESGAWSEWHLDFADGRSGWLSDAQDEYAVTFAQPDAGALPASGQLKPGTAVTLGAAGRWTVGVVTRARYAGTEGELPFTTWERDDATFVDLRSEDGRLATLDYSDGAPVLYTGEFVTLESLGLRDLADPVETRVQGAATLNCPNCGGTVTLRRPGESVNAVCEYCQSVLDVRNSRQLQVLQRFDDRRKVPPRIPLGARGQMHGAEWEVLGFQQRTIAVEGTEYSWREYLLHNPDRGFRYLSEYGGHWNDIAVITGVPKHRSAVRPTAEWEGRTFRHFQRAYAVTTFVLGEFPWQVRAGDKAQVDDFIDPPLLLSREKTGHEVSWSLGEYVAPEQIYRAFGITDRPPRPQGVFANQPGPPGAGRMWTLALIFAFLVTAGWMVRAGTASRGILSEAGTFTPGAAAAAGGGWSPVDSAASAVAAAAEAAAAAVSGSAQSGVGAAAPDSADSRPLVSQPFELTGRTTNLHVMINALVDNSWGAFGVLLVPEGGSGDAREFSTDVSYYHGVDQGESWSEGSRSGRIRIAAVPPGRYRLVVAPDGEHAFSYRVQVRRDVPAASLFIITLILLLIPPIFPTLARASFEGQRWSESDYAADSSDDDEE, encoded by the coding sequence ATGACCGGTCCCGTCACCAACTGCCCCAGCTGCGGGGCGTCCGTCGTCTTTCAGTCCGCCGCGGCGGTGCAGACCGTGTGCACCACCTGCAAGTCGGTGCTGGTGCGCCACGACCTGGACCTGCAGAAGGTGGGCGTGGAATCGCTCCCGCCCCCGGTCACCTCGCGCATCCGCGTGGGGACCACGGGGAGCTACAAGTGGGCGCGCTTTACCGTGGTGGGCCGCATCGCCTACCAGTGGGAAAGCGGCGCCTGGAGCGAGTGGCACCTGGACTTCGCCGACGGGCGCAGCGGCTGGCTTTCCGATGCGCAGGACGAGTACGCCGTCACCTTCGCCCAGCCGGACGCCGGCGCCCTCCCCGCCTCGGGGCAGCTCAAGCCGGGCACCGCCGTCACCCTGGGCGCCGCCGGGCGGTGGACGGTGGGCGTTGTCACCCGCGCGCGCTACGCGGGCACCGAGGGCGAACTGCCGTTCACCACCTGGGAGCGCGACGACGCCACCTTCGTGGACCTGCGCTCCGAAGACGGGCGGCTGGCCACGCTGGACTACTCGGACGGCGCGCCCGTGCTGTACACGGGCGAGTTCGTGACGCTGGAGTCGCTGGGGCTGCGCGATCTGGCGGACCCGGTGGAGACGCGGGTGCAGGGCGCGGCCACCCTCAACTGCCCCAATTGCGGCGGCACGGTCACCCTGCGCCGCCCGGGCGAGTCGGTGAACGCCGTCTGCGAGTACTGCCAGAGCGTGCTGGACGTGAGGAATTCACGCCAGCTGCAGGTGCTGCAGCGCTTTGACGACCGGCGCAAGGTGCCGCCGCGCATTCCTCTGGGCGCGCGCGGGCAGATGCACGGCGCCGAGTGGGAGGTGCTGGGCTTTCAGCAGCGCACCATCGCCGTGGAAGGGACGGAGTATTCCTGGCGCGAGTACCTGCTGCACAACCCCGATCGTGGCTTCCGCTACCTGTCGGAATACGGCGGGCACTGGAACGACATCGCCGTCATCACCGGCGTGCCCAAGCACCGGAGCGCCGTGCGCCCCACGGCCGAGTGGGAGGGGCGGACGTTCCGCCACTTCCAGCGGGCGTACGCGGTGACGACCTTTGTCCTGGGCGAGTTTCCCTGGCAGGTGCGCGCCGGCGACAAGGCGCAGGTGGATGACTTCATCGATCCCCCGCTGCTGCTGTCGCGCGAAAAGACGGGGCACGAGGTGTCGTGGTCGCTGGGCGAGTACGTGGCGCCCGAGCAGATCTACCGGGCGTTCGGCATCACCGACCGACCGCCCCGGCCACAGGGCGTGTTCGCCAACCAGCCCGGCCCTCCAGGCGCGGGGCGCATGTGGACCCTGGCCCTGATCTTCGCCTTTCTGGTGACGGCGGGATGGATGGTCCGCGCGGGAACAGCCAGCCGCGGCATCCTGAGCGAGGCGGGGACGTTCACCCCCGGCGCTGCGGCCGCGGCGGGAGGTGGATGGTCGCCGGTAGACTCCGCGGCTTCGGCGGTGGCGGCCGCAGCGGAAGCGGCCGCGGCAGCCGTGTCCGGCTCCGCGCAGTCGGGGGTCGGAGCGGCGGCGCCCGACTCGGCGGATTCTCGGCCGCTGGTGTCGCAGCCGTTTGAGCTGACGGGGCGCACCACCAACCTGCACGTGATGATCAACGCCCTGGTGGACAACTCGTGGGGCGCGTTCGGCGTGCTGCTGGTGCCGGAGGGCGGGTCTGGGGACGCGAGGGAGTTCAGCACCGATGTGTCGTACTACCACGGCGTGGACCAGGGCGAAAGCTGGAGCGAAGGGTCGCGCTCCGGCCGCATCCGCATCGCCGCCGTCCCCCCCGGGCGCTACCGGCTGGTGGTGGCGCCGGACGGCGAGCACGCGTTCAGCTACCGCGTGCAGGTGCGGCGCGACGTTCCCGCGGCGTCGCTGTTCATCATCACCCTGATCCTGCTGCTGATTCCGCCCATCTTTCCCACCCTGGCGCGCGCCTCGTTCGAGGGGCAGCGCTGGTCGGAAAGCGACTACGCGGCCGACAGCTCCGACGACGACGAGGAGTGA